A portion of the Saprospiraceae bacterium genome contains these proteins:
- a CDS encoding DUF2938 domain-containing protein, with the protein MNNLAQQLFSAIFIGLGATLTFDLWALFLKLAFKITPSNICLVGRWLSYMPEGIFKHSNIISSSPKSAECTVGWIAHYIFGISFAIIFVALVGNDWLQHPSLIPSIFYGIATVLAPFFIMQPAFGFGFAASNTPNPTQARIRSLMNHTAFGVGLYLFALLIN; encoded by the coding sequence ATGAATAATCTTGCTCAGCAATTATTTAGTGCAATCTTTATAGGGCTTGGAGCAACCCTAACTTTTGATCTCTGGGCGTTGTTTCTCAAACTTGCATTTAAGATTACTCCTTCCAACATCTGTCTAGTCGGGCGCTGGCTTTCATATATGCCGGAAGGAATCTTTAAGCATTCAAATATTATATCTTCTTCACCGAAGAGTGCAGAATGTACAGTAGGATGGATCGCTCACTACATATTTGGGATCTCATTCGCCATCATTTTCGTTGCATTAGTAGGCAATGACTGGCTTCAGCATCCTAGTCTTATTCCCTCAATTTTTTATGGGATCGCTACAGTCTTGGCGCCATTCTTCATCATGCAACCTGCATTCGGGTTTGGATTTGCTGCGTCAAATACGCCAAATCCTACACAGGCAAGAATTCGAAGTTTGATGAATCATACTGCATTTGGTGTAGGTCTTTACCTTTTCGCATTATTGATCAACTGA
- a CDS encoding DUF4386 domain-containing protein, giving the protein MTTSEQNATSPRKIAMAAGVLYLLTFVSIPTLSLYRTIHEPNYIVGPGPDTEVFIGVILEIIVALAGIGTAVVLYSILKKQNKSVALGLVGSRVLEASTIFAGIAFLLSVVTLRQTGVGADALVTGRALVTLYDRIFLVGQSFIPAVNDLLLGYLLYKSRLVPRALSLIGLAGAPLLVAGDIAVLFEFIGQRDPSTALFAIPVALFEFSLGIWLVVKGFNPSAPLILSSKTNN; this is encoded by the coding sequence ATGACTACTAGCGAACAAAATGCAACCTCACCAAGGAAAATTGCGATGGCGGCGGGCGTGCTCTACCTGCTCACCTTTGTCTCGATCCCAACCCTATCTCTTTACCGTACTATACACGAGCCGAACTACATTGTCGGTCCTGGACCAGATACTGAAGTCTTCATAGGCGTAATCCTGGAAATCATCGTTGCTCTAGCCGGCATTGGCACTGCTGTCGTGCTGTATTCTATACTCAAGAAGCAGAACAAAAGCGTCGCACTAGGTCTCGTTGGCTCACGAGTTCTGGAAGCCAGTACAATCTTCGCGGGCATTGCGTTCCTCCTGTCCGTCGTGACCTTACGACAGACCGGAGTCGGTGCGGATGCTTTAGTCACTGGTCGTGCGCTTGTCACTTTATACGACCGAATATTCCTCGTAGGACAAAGCTTTATACCGGCCGTGAATGATCTGTTACTGGGCTACCTGCTGTACAAATCTCGTTTGGTACCTCGAGCTCTTTCACTGATCGGATTAGCAGGAGCACCTCTGCTCGTAGCTGGTGATATCGCAGTGCTGTTCGAATTCATAGGACAGCGTGACCCTTCGACAGCACTATTCGCAATACCTGTGGCGCTATTTGAGTTTTCGCTGGGCATCTGGCTGGTTGTCAAAGGATTCAATCCTTCAGCACCATTAATACTATCTTCTAAAACTAATAACTGA
- a CDS encoding DUF4386 domain-containing protein: MNANRKSAAIVGILFLFGFAGAITLALTKPILDDSDFLNKISANENQIILGAFFQFVMAAACAGIGVSLYPIIKKYYAGLAMGVVASRVIESVLQIVAFIILLLLVTLSNEFVKAGAPASSFFQTAGSLLKAGNFWFNQMAAILAWSIGALMYYYVFYQTKLIPRWLSAWGIVGIILVLVVSMLLMFRVITPMSQIQIVLSIPIALQELVLALWLIVKGFNFQLVIPEGYIKLNRKKQVMDKHKKASLIILLTLIILSVIVLNGCHGRLRDMR; this comes from the coding sequence ATGAATGCAAATAGAAAGAGTGCAGCAATTGTCGGAATATTATTTCTTTTTGGGTTTGCGGGAGCGATAACGCTTGCTCTTACAAAACCAATTCTCGATGATTCGGATTTTCTGAATAAAATTTCTGCAAATGAAAATCAAATTATACTAGGAGCGTTTTTTCAGTTTGTGATGGCTGCGGCTTGTGCGGGTATTGGAGTATCACTCTACCCGATTATTAAAAAGTACTATGCAGGCTTAGCTATGGGAGTCGTTGCGTCCCGGGTTATCGAGTCAGTATTACAGATTGTTGCTTTTATCATCCTATTATTATTAGTGACATTGAGTAATGAATTTGTGAAGGCCGGAGCTCCGGCTTCATCGTTTTTTCAAACTGCAGGTTCATTGTTAAAAGCTGGGAATTTCTGGTTTAACCAAATGGCAGCGATACTTGCCTGGAGCATCGGGGCGCTGATGTATTATTATGTATTCTATCAAACTAAACTCATTCCCCGTTGGCTCTCAGCTTGGGGAATTGTGGGGATCATACTGGTCCTCGTCGTAAGCATGTTACTGATGTTCCGTGTCATCACACCCATGTCGCAGATCCAGATCGTTTTAAGTATTCCAATAGCCTTGCAAGAATTGGTTCTTGCACTATGGCTGATAGTTAAAGGATTTAATTTTCAACTAGTGATTCCTGAAGGATACATTAAATTAAATCGAAAGAAACAAGTTATGGATAAACATAAAAAAGCAAGCTTAATAATATTGTTGACGCTAATTATACTTTCAGTAATTGTATTGAATGGCTGTCACGGACGACTCCGTGACATGCGTTAA
- a CDS encoding alpha/beta hydrolase: MESNKTDLSFFTEGDSNKKPIVFIHGFPYDHTMWDNLIDELKSHYYCVTYDIRGLGESPIGDGQYTMESFVDDLEMIIAELNLDKPILCGLSMGGYISLRAVERNESNYSGLILCDTRSSADADEGKIKRADNIRKINIHGVKQFVNDFVPLCFAVKSITDSNEEYSKVLRKSLSSNAIGVKGCLLAMAGRTDTTGYLSKIKIPALLLCGEDDRLTPPDVMEMMAAQIPGSHFEIVPGAGHMSPIENASFVTNKIKKFLSKIS, translated from the coding sequence ATGGAATCAAATAAAACCGATTTATCATTTTTCACAGAAGGCGATTCCAATAAAAAGCCCATTGTGTTTATTCACGGCTTTCCCTATGATCATACAATGTGGGATAATCTGATTGACGAGCTGAAGTCACATTATTACTGTGTTACTTATGATATCAGAGGATTGGGCGAATCTCCAATTGGTGATGGGCAGTATACGATGGAATCATTTGTTGATGATCTTGAAATGATTATTGCAGAACTGAATCTTGATAAACCCATATTGTGCGGACTTTCAATGGGTGGCTATATTTCACTCAGAGCAGTTGAGAGAAATGAATCCAATTACAGCGGCTTGATTTTATGCGATACACGCTCTTCAGCCGATGCTGACGAAGGAAAAATTAAAAGAGCAGACAACATAAGAAAAATTAATATACACGGAGTAAAGCAATTTGTTAATGATTTTGTTCCTTTATGCTTTGCAGTTAAGTCAATTACAGACTCGAATGAAGAATATTCTAAAGTATTAAGAAAATCTTTAAGCTCGAACGCAATTGGAGTGAAGGGATGTTTGCTTGCAATGGCGGGAAGAACGGATACAACAGGTTACTTAAGCAAAATAAAAATCCCGGCGTTACTGTTGTGCGGTGAAGATGATCGTCTGACGCCGCCAGATGTTATGGAAATGATGGCCGCGCAAATTCCTGGTTCACATTTTGAAATAGTGCCAGGGGCAGGGCATATGTCGCCAATTGAAAATGCTTCGTTTGTAACAAATAAAATCAAAAAGTTTTTGAGCAAGATTTCTTAG